cgacttgaaatccacctgcagtcgacttcgtagggtattgaaactagtttgcagaatgaattttgtcttttcaactccatttgatgaaattttgtgggaaattcgagtttcaaaaatctgctggaggctccagaactactctaaacggtctgaaacagtttccaatcgatttggcaagtctaAAATAGCGTATAttccaaattccagctttctaggtcaatttggtaagattttgatttttcccctcatttttggcctaaattttgattttcaaaaattcaccaaaaatcgaaaaaggcgcttaagcagttgaaattttgtcagatgataaatttttccttaggactctccctttaagaaaaaagttgtcccggaggatcatcggggagggggggtgcaattgatccttatgagGGCCCCTCGACctgatgaaaaatatattgaatTTTCGTAAACGATTCTGATTAGATTTTCCACactgatcttgaaaaaaataaaataattccaatttgtagaaatgttccaaaaaaataatttttcgattaaaattttttccccattttccaccatttttgagagtataaaattaaaatggattttttgggtcaactaagtgccccacaaaaaaatactattttcgtagagcacagttttttttttagagagagcTTGGGTTAGCTATCAAGAAATTTGCGCTTGaagttcaaaagttcaattttcttcttcagtcacaaatatctcaaaaatgaaagttgGCGAGTAGAAagtagaaaaagtaaaaataatgatgttttatttgaaatttcccaaaaggtCTCTTCATTGcagtcaaaactgccagaaagtcccaactttcgctaaaataggtacctacctaaagaagACCTATTCTTCGTGAAAAAATTGCGtaaacaatttctaatttttgccaaaactcgttctttttgaaaacatgaaatttcgtcctgaaaaaatgaagaattgtgaatttttgagtgcTTTTTCCCAATCCtatattgtttgaaaatgttctaatttcctgaaaactttttgaatcaAGAATACATAATGCTTTGCCTTCCAAATccaaatcatcaatttttcacagctttcacccTCGTTTCATCGCTTGGCTTGggctagatcatttttcttctcgcattaaaaataatgttgttttacttctgaagaattattaattttcaaaatcttttgcccTTGTTTCGCTCGGGCCTTTcttcctatttttgaaaatacgagtataatttcctgaaactattgttaaaatttgaaaatgttgaactcatgaaaatcaacttttcacaTTCATACCTAGGTACCTGATTATgttgttttcgaaaattttcaagaatagaaaaattaattttgaaaagttttggaaaCACACAGAGAAAAATGTATTGCTGCATAAATAATGAGATTTGTTGGTAGGTACTTATGATGAAAGATGGCTCATTTGAAAAGTCACTGACAGTTGGCTCAATTAAGTTGAGCTTTCCATATTTTTCTAAAAGCTGTCTCTGGGTAAAAGGGTCCCAGCAAGGAGCCATCAGAATATCGCGaagaaaaaatgtccaaaacacgaatttattcaaaaataaacaatttgcaaattttcaatcgctcagtagaaccctataAATGGTCTTGGGTTTTGACAGCAATAACATAGATTGAcccagaatctcaaatacttttatTTGGGACTAgatgatttttcccaaaacaggttgattAATGACAGTAGCGAAAAACCaaagattttgttgaaaatgctcACTGTTTGAGGGCCCATGGAGCATCCCcagtgttgcaatttttttctgaatgactttcaactcaaaataatggtttttgctgaatgggggggggggggaatccgCCCTATACATAGGACATACCTATCCCTTATCTTAATTCTATAGCCATTGAAATCCTTATTATTTTAAGTTATTAATAAATTGTACATTTTGTTATCAGTTCCCAGCTTCAACGTTCAAATTATGAGATTTACGAGATGGTAACAGCATACTTACGAACGGCCGTGAACGATATTACCGAGTTGAAATCCGCATTCAAGGATTTTAAAAGGGATTATTTATATTTGCTGGGAATAAACTACTCCGCGGACGTTTGCAAGAAGTAAGTCGGTCATTATCATTCTAATATACCTACGTGAGTGTACTTATACTACATATTATaatcaatttgattttaatttgataaatttgtaTGAATTTCAGATGGTATTTAGAACAGCATGGGTTATTAATAAGATCGCCATTGAACGAAACAATTCGTAGCTGTAAAAGTCTGAATGCGTGCTGTGAATTTATCCTGGACCAGGATTAtcttcaaaatcttcaaaaaataatcaattccaCCGATTCCACCGATTCCACCGATTCCACGGAATACTTTCGGATTGTTCAGATGCATTTAGAGGCATGCGATCCTATGGTATTGGAAGACGACGCAACATCTTCGAACTACAATTCAGCCACCAGTGACACCGGTGAGTTAAAACTTGAAGTGCTCATCGTATTTAGTTTGATGTATGACAAACTTGGAGTAATTACACCCCCAACCCCCACCCCCCACCCCAACCAATCGATCAACTCTGACACATTTCTTTTCTAAAgtggacatcctaaggaacattctaaagcaaacttgtcattaagaaaaatttgcattacTGACAAAACGAtgatcattttgattgacatggTTAatcgaaattgcagattttgctttctaGCTTGGgactcgtttaaaaattaatgaacctGAGCTTGACGAAGCTAGATGGGAAGAGCATGCAAAAAGATATCTTTAGTCAaactttgaagtccttaggtgCATATTTCggtttttaaagaatttttaaaaatcaaatttgactcaaaaatgagaaaaaaatcaaaactttatcaaattgacctagagagaCAAagtttggaatataccctattttcaacctgctaaatcaattggaaacggttttgaaccgTAGctagcagttttggagcctccaggagatttttgaaatttgaaatttccacaaaattttaccaaatgaagttgaaaagtcgaaattcgGCTATCTAACTTCATTTggttaaatatttttcaagatttcaaatttcaaaaatcgtctggaggctccagcaatttccaaaaagtcactggagcctccaaaaacTACTAGTAACCACATTCAGTCGACGTAATAGCGTATTGATATTAgaatgcagagtaaatttcgacttccCAACCAcattcggtaaatttttttggaaatttcacgtttcaaagtctgctgggggctccaaaatgacttgagatCGGCCTTAAGTCAATGTAAaagcgtgttgaaattaaagtacagaattttttctttccGACCtcattttggtgacattttgtgaaaatttcaagtttcaaaaaaatgctggaggctccaggaatttccaaaaagtcgctggaggctccacaactaCTGAAAACTGCCTTCAGTCGACGCaacagcgtgttgaaattggaatgcAAAGTAGATTTCGACTTCCCAACCacatttggtaaatttttttgaaaacttcgcgTTTCAAAAacctcctggaggctccaaatcgactTGAGACCGGCCTTAAGTCAATGTAAaagcgtgttgaaattaaagtacagaataaattttcgcTTTCCGACCtcattttggtgacattttgtgaaaatttcaagtttcaaaaaaaatgctggaggctccagaaatttccaaaaaattgctggaggcagtggaggctccaaaactactgtAAGCTGCCTTCAGTAGACGTAATAGCGTGATGTTGAAATAAcagtgtagagtgaatttcggctttccattcttatttgttaaaatattgtgggaatttcgTTAAGCTTAAATTTTATGtattgttttttctatttttagatCTTTGCGAACCCGTCGAAGCTAGTAAAAAGTTGCAACGGAAGCGTAAACTGAAAAGACCCAAGGCTTGTGTGAATCGACGCAAATGCGCTGGAACCAGAAGGAACTCAAGAATGTAGCGAAATCAACGTATCGTAATGAGACTACAGTAACATGTATCGTCGAAACAATGGAGAAATGTACCAGTCTAATTATTATTACACTTTGGTTTATTACTCAAGTTCCTTAtcgatttttcgcaaaatttttatacaaaaaattcgtattcaagaaaaaaaaatgcaaaaacatgtatcatttttttaaatttattgcatacccattttcttcaatttaaattACCTGTACTTAATCTAATaagaatttgtttttatttttatttttttttataaattgatatAACATATTATAATGTAGGTTTTCTACCATATTTTTATactacatatgaagagtgatattccaaaactcgctttgtccatttttatcaaagttgggttttcagtggtacctggtagatgaagtattaactcacattcctacatcatcaacctaccaaaatgaggtgttaaactcacctaaatagccaattcactgaaaattaaaaaaaaaataatgttccaaaacgtgctttgtccatttctattgaaatttttttcagcagtatttagtggatgaaatgtatacctacactcctacatcataaatccacccaaataaagtgctaaactcgcctaaaaaaccaatttacccgtttaaagggaaactgtttttcctctctcctgaaaagttgtaaaaatggacaaagcgagttttggaatatcactcttcatattattttgttaaattatttttgatgaataaataATCTATCgtgaaaacattgtttttttttttttaaattaaaaaatattcaaattcgattaagtacctacttcgtcAACGGAAATAATTGttctataggtaccttaccAATAAATGATCAACGATGCAACGAATATAATTATAAAACTAAGGTTTAGATGAGTAATAGCTGTTAAAGCATCGAATAGGTTGATCTATCGTTAAAATGAACATCGCTATCGAATTCCTCGCATCGAGCACTCGTCACTCACGCCGActtaatttgctaaaaaaaaatcatctgac
This region of Planococcus citri chromosome 5, ihPlaCitr1.1, whole genome shotgun sequence genomic DNA includes:
- the LOC135847226 gene encoding uncharacterized protein LOC135847226 produces the protein MHFIAGCSKGSQLQRSNYEIYEMVTAYLRTAVNDITELKSAFKDFKRDYLYLLGINYSADVCKKWYLEQHGLLIRSPLNETIRSCKSLNACCEFILDQDYLQNLQKIINSTDSTDSTDSTEYFRIVQMHLEACDPMVLEDDATSSNYNSATSDTDLCEPVEASKKLQRKRKLKRPKACVNRRKCAGTRRNSRM